A window of the Lactuca sativa cultivar Salinas chromosome 5, Lsat_Salinas_v11, whole genome shotgun sequence genome harbors these coding sequences:
- the LOC111877766 gene encoding uncharacterized protein LOC111877766 isoform X1, with translation MVREVSESCMDSLLTEIVSSYCNRFYANKPELAARRIEAIGYQVGHQLSERYTMERPRFSDHLEAIKFICKDFWSELFKKQIDNLKTNHRGTFVLQDNKFRWLSRMSGDPSMEISGASQDPSAISENKAAQATGMHLYFPCGIIRGALSTLGIPCAVSADISNLPACSFVVRIKV, from the exons ATGGTAAGAGAAGTATCGGAAAGCTGTATGGATAGCTTGTTAACGGAGATTGTATCGTCGTATTGCAACCGATTCTACGCCAATAAGCCGGAGCTCGCTGCTCGGAGAATCGAAGCGATTGGTTACCAGGTCGGCCATCAGCTCTCTGAAAG GTATACAATGGAGCGCCCAAGGTTTAGTGATCACCTAGAAGCAATCAAGTTTATCTGCAAGGATTTCTGGTCAGAGCTCTTCAAGAAGCAGATAGACAATTTAAAGACTAATCATAGA GGTACATTTGTATTGCAGGATAATAAATTCCGGTGGCTTTCACGCATGTCAGGAGATCCATCAATGGAGATCTCTGGTGCTTCTCAAGATCCTTCTGCCATATCTGAAAACAAAGCAGCACAAGCAACAGGCATGCATCTTTACTTCCCTTGTGGAATTATAAGAGGAGCACTTTCAACTTTGGGAATCCCTTGTGCTGTTTCAGCTGATATTTCAAACCTTCCTGCAT GTTCGTTTGTGGTGCGGATAAAGGTGTAG
- the LOC111877766 gene encoding uncharacterized protein LOC111877766 isoform X2 produces MVREVSESCMDSLLTEIVSSYCNRFYANKPELAARRIEAIGYQVGHQLSERYTMERPRFSDHLEAIKFICKDFWSELFKKQIDNLKTNHRDNKFRWLSRMSGDPSMEISGASQDPSAISENKAAQATGMHLYFPCGIIRGALSTLGIPCAVSADISNLPACSFVVRIKV; encoded by the exons ATGGTAAGAGAAGTATCGGAAAGCTGTATGGATAGCTTGTTAACGGAGATTGTATCGTCGTATTGCAACCGATTCTACGCCAATAAGCCGGAGCTCGCTGCTCGGAGAATCGAAGCGATTGGTTACCAGGTCGGCCATCAGCTCTCTGAAAG GTATACAATGGAGCGCCCAAGGTTTAGTGATCACCTAGAAGCAATCAAGTTTATCTGCAAGGATTTCTGGTCAGAGCTCTTCAAGAAGCAGATAGACAATTTAAAGACTAATCATAGA GATAATAAATTCCGGTGGCTTTCACGCATGTCAGGAGATCCATCAATGGAGATCTCTGGTGCTTCTCAAGATCCTTCTGCCATATCTGAAAACAAAGCAGCACAAGCAACAGGCATGCATCTTTACTTCCCTTGTGGAATTATAAGAGGAGCACTTTCAACTTTGGGAATCCCTTGTGCTGTTTCAGCTGATATTTCAAACCTTCCTGCAT GTTCGTTTGTGGTGCGGATAAAGGTGTAG